Proteins found in one Methylobacterium sp. CB376 genomic segment:
- a CDS encoding Crp/Fnr family transcriptional regulator, translating to METLATITVMDPAGSGVAQVPPQVSPAPEADSPVCALARKLDGFAPLSVQDRAALEGLTGYVRPVERHTVIVEQDSVANHALIVFAGFASRDKRRASGRRQIVAYLVPGDLCDRGVLHNYPLDHTIETLTHCLVAKVPRVAYFDLLGRHPRIALALQYARLAEEATAHEWVANVSRSGTERMAHLLCELLERLGSIGQVSDGQYDLPLTQVDLADTLGLSYVHVNRVLQALRRDGLISLRGPRLQILAPQRLRQLAEFEAGYL from the coding sequence ATGGAGACACTTGCCACAATAACCGTGATGGATCCCGCCGGATCCGGAGTCGCTCAGGTACCACCGCAGGTGTCTCCGGCGCCGGAAGCGGACAGCCCCGTCTGTGCGCTGGCGCGTAAGCTCGATGGCTTTGCCCCGCTCTCGGTGCAGGATCGAGCGGCGCTTGAAGGCCTGACCGGCTATGTCCGGCCGGTCGAGCGGCACACCGTCATTGTGGAGCAGGACAGCGTGGCCAATCACGCGCTCATCGTCTTCGCCGGGTTCGCGAGCCGTGACAAGCGACGTGCGTCCGGCCGCCGCCAGATTGTGGCTTATCTCGTCCCCGGCGATCTGTGCGACCGCGGTGTCCTCCACAACTACCCGCTCGACCACACGATCGAGACCCTCACGCACTGCCTCGTCGCCAAGGTTCCGCGCGTGGCTTACTTCGACCTGCTCGGCCGGCATCCCCGCATCGCGCTCGCGCTCCAGTACGCGAGGCTCGCCGAAGAGGCGACGGCGCACGAGTGGGTGGCCAATGTCAGCCGCTCGGGCACTGAGCGAATGGCGCATCTCCTGTGCGAACTGCTGGAGCGCCTGGGATCAATCGGCCAAGTCTCGGATGGTCAGTATGATCTGCCGTTGACCCAGGTGGATCTGGCCGACACACTTGGCCTGTCGTACGTGCACGTCAACCGCGTGCTGCAAGCCCTACGACGCGACGGGCTGATCTCGCTGCGGGGACCGCGCCTGCAGATACTCGCGCCGCAGCGGCTGCGTCAGCTCGCGGAGTTCGAGGCCGGGTATCTCTAG
- a CDS encoding hydroxymethylglutaryl-CoA lyase, whose translation MRLPAFAHITEVGPRDGLQNEARFMPTEDKVRLIEQLAASGLGEIEVTSFTHPSWIPNLADAEEVVRATRHLPVGAFALIPNARGMERAQRAGIKGMTFVFSATDSHNRRNLNRSTEESLVEILDLHAAAGADGLRRRISLSTVFGCPFEGAVPDERIHAIVARLVAGGCERIGLCDTIGIADPVQVDRLSRGLIARFPGIVFELHLHNTRGCALANVLAGLQAGIVHFDTAIGGLGGCPYAPGATGNAATEDVVSMLEAMGVRTGIDQAALLASDRHLAQWRGAPLDSAVWRVAQRCSSAETAP comes from the coding sequence ATGCGGCTGCCTGCCTTCGCCCACATCACTGAGGTCGGCCCCCGCGACGGCCTCCAGAACGAAGCCCGCTTCATGCCGACCGAGGACAAGGTCAGGCTGATCGAGCAGCTGGCGGCGTCCGGCCTCGGCGAGATCGAGGTGACCTCGTTCACCCATCCGTCGTGGATCCCGAACCTCGCCGACGCCGAGGAGGTCGTGCGGGCGACCCGTCACCTGCCGGTCGGCGCCTTCGCGCTCATCCCCAACGCGCGCGGCATGGAGCGGGCGCAGCGCGCCGGCATCAAGGGCATGACCTTCGTCTTCTCGGCGACGGACAGCCACAACAGACGCAACCTCAACCGTTCGACCGAGGAATCGCTCGTCGAGATCCTCGACCTGCACGCGGCCGCGGGAGCGGACGGGCTGCGGCGGCGGATCTCGCTGTCGACGGTGTTCGGGTGCCCCTTCGAGGGCGCGGTGCCGGATGAGCGCATCCACGCCATCGTGGCCCGGCTGGTCGCGGGCGGGTGCGAGCGGATCGGCCTGTGCGACACGATCGGCATCGCCGATCCGGTGCAGGTCGACCGGCTGTCGCGGGGGCTGATCGCGCGCTTCCCCGGCATCGTGTTCGAGCTTCACCTGCACAACACGCGCGGCTGCGCGCTGGCCAACGTCCTGGCCGGGCTGCAGGCCGGCATCGTCCACTTCGATACCGCCATCGGCGGGCTCGGCGGCTGTCCCTACGCGCCCGGCGCGACCGGCAACGCCGCGACCGAGGACGTCGTGTCCATGCTGGAGGCGATGGGCGTCCGCACCGGGATCGACCAGGCGGCCCTCCTGGCGAGTGACCGCCACCTCGCGCAGTGGCGTGGCGCGCCCCTCGACAGCGCGGTCTGGCGCGTCGCCCAGCGCTGCTCCTCCGCCGAGACTGCACCCTGA
- a CDS encoding iron-containing alcohol dehydrogenase has product MSDIAIFTAIQRLVHGCGALNQLADEVDRFGRRRILLVTDPGLVKAGIAGRALDLLQGRDVEVFSDVEPDPSIETVVACADRVRTQKCDLIVGLGGGSAIDTAKCASVMATNPGAVEDYLGIDKVTSPGVPKIIVPTTAGTGSEVTNVAVLSLKAQHTKKGIVSRYLLADTALLDPELTLGLPAAVTAATGMDALTHAIEAYVSRFAQPMTDDFALRAIRLIGENLRTAVHNGQNIRAREAMLTASLYAGYAFGSAATGMVHGLAMPLGGQFNIPHGIANAVLLPHVMRWNLVAALPRYCDVAAALGETVAHLPVREGAERAVATVEALSRDVGIPAHLDDLAVPRSAMEALARDGMTNVRQVRPNPRDVTYEGLMDILGRAFRPEA; this is encoded by the coding sequence GTGTCAGACATCGCGATCTTCACTGCCATCCAGAGGCTGGTGCATGGCTGCGGCGCCCTGAACCAGCTCGCTGACGAGGTCGACCGCTTCGGCCGGCGCAGGATCCTGCTGGTCACGGATCCGGGCTTGGTGAAGGCAGGCATCGCCGGACGCGCGCTCGACCTGCTGCAGGGACGCGACGTCGAGGTCTTCTCGGACGTCGAGCCGGATCCCAGCATTGAGACGGTGGTCGCCTGCGCCGACCGCGTGCGCACGCAGAAATGCGACCTGATCGTTGGCCTGGGCGGCGGCAGCGCCATCGACACCGCCAAGTGTGCATCGGTCATGGCCACCAACCCGGGCGCCGTCGAGGATTACCTCGGCATCGACAAGGTCACGTCGCCGGGCGTCCCGAAGATCATCGTCCCGACAACCGCCGGCACGGGCAGCGAGGTGACGAACGTCGCCGTGCTCAGCCTGAAGGCGCAGCACACCAAGAAGGGCATCGTCAGCCGCTACCTGCTCGCCGACACGGCCCTGCTCGATCCTGAGCTGACGCTCGGGCTCCCGGCCGCGGTGACGGCCGCGACCGGCATGGATGCCCTGACCCACGCGATCGAAGCCTACGTCTCGCGCTTCGCCCAGCCGATGACCGACGACTTCGCACTCAGGGCGATCCGCTTGATCGGCGAGAACCTGCGGACGGCCGTTCACAACGGCCAGAACATCCGGGCGCGCGAGGCGATGCTGACGGCGAGCCTCTACGCCGGCTACGCCTTCGGCAGCGCCGCGACCGGGATGGTGCACGGCCTAGCGATGCCGCTCGGCGGGCAGTTCAACATCCCGCACGGCATCGCCAACGCCGTGCTGCTGCCCCACGTGATGCGCTGGAACCTCGTCGCGGCCCTGCCGCGCTATTGCGACGTCGCGGCGGCCCTCGGCGAGACGGTCGCCCACCTCCCGGTCCGCGAGGGCGCCGAGCGGGCGGTCGCGACGGTTGAGGCCCTGTCGCGCGACGTCGGCATCCCGGCGCATCTCGACGATCTCGCCGTGCCGCGCAGCGCCATGGAGGCGCTCGCCCGCGATGGCATGACGAATGTCCGCCAGGTCCGTCCGAACCCGCGCGACGTCACCTACGAGGGGCTGATGGACATCCTCGGCCGCGCCTTCCGGCCGGAGGCCTGA
- a CDS encoding CaiB/BaiF CoA transferase family protein, with protein sequence MTQTPNPGALAGIRVVEVGSFIAGPFCGQLLADLGADVVKVEPPQSGDVMRQWGAVQLDGKSLWWPVIARNKRSLTLDLRTGRGQEIARALIAEADILVENFRPGTLEKWGLGPDDLWTTNPGLIVARVSGFGQTGPYSRDAGFGAIAEAMGGLRTLAGFPDRPPPRAGLSIGDSLAGAFAALGTLAALEARRRTGKGQVVDVGITDAVLAVQESVLSEYSATGALRERTGTRLPGIAPSNLYPTRDGQWAIIGANGDAIFKRLAQAMGASELAADPRYTTHRARGTHQQELDDRVAAWTRTLPLAELLAVLKRAAVPAGPLNDAAGIVQDAHFRERGAVVEVESEEYGRLTMQGVTPRLSETPGAVQWAGPPLGHHTREVLSERLGLSAADIAQLKADGVI encoded by the coding sequence ATGACCCAGACCCCGAACCCCGGCGCCCTGGCCGGGATCCGCGTCGTCGAGGTGGGCTCGTTCATCGCCGGCCCCTTCTGCGGGCAGCTGCTCGCTGATCTCGGTGCCGACGTCGTGAAGGTCGAGCCGCCGCAATCCGGCGACGTGATGCGCCAGTGGGGTGCGGTCCAGCTCGACGGCAAGTCGCTGTGGTGGCCGGTCATCGCCCGCAACAAGCGCAGCCTGACGCTCGACCTGCGCACCGGGCGGGGTCAGGAGATCGCGCGCGCGCTGATCGCGGAAGCCGACATCCTGGTCGAGAACTTCCGCCCCGGCACGCTGGAGAAGTGGGGGCTCGGCCCGGACGATCTGTGGACGACCAATCCCGGCCTGATCGTCGCCCGGGTCTCCGGCTTCGGGCAGACGGGCCCCTACAGCCGCGACGCCGGCTTCGGCGCGATCGCCGAGGCGATGGGCGGGCTGCGCACGCTCGCCGGCTTCCCAGACCGGCCCCCGCCCCGCGCCGGCCTATCGATCGGCGACTCGCTGGCGGGCGCCTTCGCGGCCCTCGGCACGCTGGCCGCGCTCGAAGCCCGCCGGCGGACCGGCAAGGGGCAGGTGGTGGATGTCGGCATCACCGACGCCGTGCTGGCGGTCCAGGAGAGCGTCCTGTCGGAGTACAGCGCGACGGGCGCGCTGCGCGAGCGGACCGGGACGCGGCTGCCGGGCATCGCACCCTCCAACCTCTACCCGACGCGTGACGGGCAGTGGGCGATCATCGGGGCGAACGGGGACGCGATCTTCAAGCGTCTCGCGCAGGCCATGGGCGCGTCCGAACTGGCCGCCGACCCGCGCTACACGACGCACCGCGCCCGTGGCACCCACCAGCAGGAGTTGGACGACCGCGTCGCGGCCTGGACGCGGACGCTGCCGCTCGCGGAACTCCTCGCCGTCCTCAAGCGCGCCGCCGTGCCGGCTGGCCCGCTCAACGACGCCGCCGGCATCGTGCAGGACGCCCACTTCCGCGAGCGTGGCGCCGTCGTGGAGGTCGAGTCCGAGGAGTATGGGCGCCTCACGATGCAGGGCGTGACCCCGCGGCTCTCCGAGACCCCGGGTGCCGTGCAGTGGGCTGGTCCGCCGCTCGGGCACCACACGCGCGAGGTCCTGTCCGAACGGCTCGGCCTGAGTGCCGCCGACATCGCCCAACTCAAAGCCGACGGCGTGATCTGA
- a CDS encoding GntR family transcriptional regulator, which translates to MSQMMAVYEQLRDAILSLEMAPGQRFSERSLETRFSGSRTPIRAALARLETDGLVAREDRSWIVTPISLDELEQAIEFRQVIEVEVVKLACRRAQQADIAVIEEILASCREDESRAAWHRVGSDFHVELARLTNNGFYIRAVEDLMIRLSRARWLEVWTVEGRDRSWDEHHAILHFIREGRVEQAVAAITNHIEGVRSRNIGSRLTDGPSHQVRGFAVVGKAS; encoded by the coding sequence ATGTCGCAGATGATGGCGGTCTACGAACAACTCCGGGATGCCATCCTCTCGCTGGAGATGGCCCCGGGGCAGCGGTTCAGCGAACGGTCCCTGGAGACCCGGTTCAGCGGTTCGCGCACCCCCATCCGCGCCGCCCTGGCGCGCCTGGAGACCGACGGGCTCGTCGCCCGGGAGGACCGGAGCTGGATCGTGACGCCGATCTCGCTCGATGAGCTCGAACAGGCCATCGAGTTCCGGCAGGTGATCGAGGTCGAGGTGGTGAAGCTCGCCTGCCGTCGTGCGCAGCAGGCCGACATCGCGGTCATCGAGGAGATCCTCGCGTCCTGCCGGGAGGACGAGTCCCGTGCGGCGTGGCACCGCGTCGGCTCCGACTTCCACGTCGAGCTGGCGCGGCTGACGAACAACGGCTTCTACATCCGCGCCGTCGAGGACCTGATGATCCGCCTGTCGCGGGCGCGGTGGCTCGAGGTCTGGACGGTGGAGGGCCGCGATCGGTCGTGGGACGAGCACCACGCCATCCTGCACTTCATCCGGGAGGGCCGCGTCGAGCAGGCGGTCGCCGCGATCACGAACCACATCGAGGGCGTGCGGTCGCGCAACATCGGCAGCCGGCTCACGGACGGGCCCTCTCATCAGGTCCGCGGCTTTGCAGTGGTCGGAAAGGCATCATGA
- a CDS encoding TRAP transporter substrate-binding protein has translation MTALSRRRVLSGMAAVPLVSIGATRGRAAEFVWKYATGQDPTHPVNLRAAEAIARIREATGGRVEISLFPANQLGSDTDLISQVRNGSVEILNISASVLATLVPSCGMLNTGFAFPDYDHVWKAMDGAFGDLVRAQIAKSGLFVTEKIWNNGFRQISSSTRKIDSPDSIKGFKIRVPVAPMLTSLFQSLGASPTPINFNEVYSALQTKIVEGQENALPLIYTTKLYEVQTSISMTDHVWDGFWVVGNRRAFAGMPADLRDIVVNEINKSAIEQRQDVVKLSDSLRGDLRAKGITFVDVDRAAFRDTLRKSGFYKNWQAKFGDELWNKLQDVVGPL, from the coding sequence ATGACCGCGCTGTCCAGGCGCCGGGTGCTGTCCGGGATGGCCGCGGTTCCGCTGGTATCGATCGGCGCGACGCGCGGCAGGGCCGCCGAGTTCGTCTGGAAATACGCGACCGGCCAGGATCCGACGCATCCGGTCAACCTGCGCGCCGCCGAGGCGATCGCGCGGATCCGCGAGGCGACGGGCGGCCGCGTCGAGATCAGCCTCTTCCCGGCCAACCAGCTCGGCTCGGACACCGACCTGATCTCGCAGGTCCGTAACGGCAGCGTCGAGATCCTCAACATCTCGGCGTCGGTCCTGGCGACGCTGGTCCCATCGTGCGGGATGCTCAACACGGGCTTCGCGTTTCCCGACTACGACCACGTCTGGAAGGCGATGGACGGCGCCTTCGGCGATCTCGTCCGCGCGCAGATTGCGAAATCCGGCCTGTTCGTCACGGAGAAGATCTGGAACAACGGGTTCAGACAGATCAGCTCCTCGACCCGCAAGATCGACAGCCCGGACAGCATCAAGGGCTTCAAGATCCGGGTGCCGGTCGCGCCGATGCTGACCTCGCTGTTCCAATCGCTCGGCGCCAGCCCGACGCCGATCAATTTCAACGAGGTTTATTCCGCCCTGCAGACGAAGATCGTCGAGGGACAGGAGAACGCGCTTCCGCTGATCTATACGACGAAGCTCTACGAGGTGCAGACCAGCATCTCGATGACGGATCACGTCTGGGACGGATTCTGGGTCGTCGGCAACCGCCGCGCCTTCGCGGGCATGCCCGCGGACCTGCGCGACATTGTCGTCAACGAGATCAACAAATCGGCGATCGAGCAACGGCAAGACGTCGTGAAGCTCAGCGACAGCCTGCGCGGCGACCTTCGAGCCAAGGGCATCACGTTCGTTGACGTCGATCGCGCGGCCTTCCGCGACACGTTGCGCAAGAGCGGCTTCTACAAGAACTGGCAGGCCAAATTCGGGGACGAACTGTGGAATAAGCTGCAGGACGTCGTCGGTCCTCTCTGA
- a CDS encoding YoaK family protein — translation MLRATALALIAGYADTVGYLHLNAFAGLMTGNTIFMGMEIATGKYREAAFHAAIIAMFLFGVVFGRIIVRAGLEVFRALLVTSGLLIFSSLTDKFWGALLLAIGMGIQNSAANRFGGVTLNHVFITGNLQKIGEELVSWMWPSPGKQVKRESAIFALAWFGYLLGAIAGALAVNFIDKPLILAACVLPFTMLFHEYKGNANLR, via the coding sequence ATGCTCCGTGCAACGGCGCTGGCGCTCATCGCCGGATACGCAGATACCGTTGGGTATTTGCATCTGAATGCTTTTGCGGGACTAATGACCGGCAATACGATTTTTATGGGAATGGAAATTGCGACGGGCAAATATAGGGAAGCTGCATTTCATGCTGCCATTATAGCCATGTTCTTGTTTGGAGTTGTATTCGGCCGAATCATAGTACGAGCAGGTCTGGAAGTTTTTCGAGCGCTATTGGTCACAAGTGGCTTGCTGATTTTTAGCAGTCTTACAGATAAATTCTGGGGAGCATTGCTTCTTGCAATCGGAATGGGGATTCAGAACTCGGCTGCTAACCGTTTTGGAGGCGTCACCCTGAATCATGTGTTTATTACGGGAAATCTCCAAAAGATTGGCGAAGAACTTGTGTCTTGGATGTGGCCCTCTCCGGGCAAGCAAGTGAAACGCGAAAGCGCCATATTCGCTCTAGCGTGGTTTGGGTACTTATTGGGGGCCATAGCGGGTGCTTTGGCAGTTAATTTCATCGACAAGCCTCTCATTTTAGCAGCATGTGTCCTACCATTTACTATGCTTTTCCATGAGTACAAGGGAAATGCTAACTTGCGCTGA
- the aceE gene encoding pyruvate dehydrogenase (acetyl-transferring), homodimeric type, whose amino-acid sequence MDSTRDPDPIETREWLDSLDGVLEVEGPDRAHFLIEQVIEEARKKGAPVPYSANTAYLNTIPLEAQAKHPGDRAIEHRIRSAIRWNAIAIILRNNKDSSELGGHIASFQSAATLYDTGFMHFWRGASDGHGGDLIYVQGHCSPGIYARAFLEGRITEEQLLSFRQEVSGKGLSSYPHPWLMPDFWQFPTVSMGLGPLMAIYQARYLRYLHHRGLADTDRRKVWAFMGDGEMDEPESLGAISLAAREKLDNLVFVINCNLQRLDGPVRGNGKIVQELEANFRGAGWNVIKVLWGSGWDALLARDTSGMLARLMTECVDGEYQDFKSKNGAYIREHFFGRYPETKALVADWSDDDIWRLTRGGHDPSKVYAAYHAAVNHKGQPTVILAKTVKGYGMGEAGEAQNITHQQKKMGEAVLRQFRDRFQIDLTDDKLTEIPFIRFPDGSPEHRYLMARRQALGGPLPARRQKSQSLEVPPLSAFSAQLKETAGREISTTMAFVRVLNTLLRDKEIGKRIVPIVPDESRTFGMEGMFRQFGIFSQVGQLYRPEDANQLMYYKEDKNGQMLQEGINEAGAMSSWIAAATSYSHSNAPTIPFYIYYSMFGFQRVGDLAWAAGDLRARGFLIGGTAGRTTLNGEGLQHEDGHSHLFSATIPNCVSYDPTFSYEVAVIVQDGLRRMYGEQEDVFYYITVMNENYEHPGMPDGAQEGIIKGMYLFREGKGKGPRVQLLGSGTILREVIAGAELLEKDFGIVADIWSCPSFTELARDAMAVERWNMLHPTETPRKSYVETCLSGRSGPVIAASDYMRLFADQIRPFVPARYKVLGTDGFGRSDYRVRLRDFFEVDRRWVAVAALKSLAEDKRVPTAKVVEAIAKYGIDPGKPAPWTV is encoded by the coding sequence TTGGATTCCACACGCGATCCCGATCCGATCGAAACCCGCGAATGGCTCGACTCCCTGGATGGCGTCCTGGAGGTCGAGGGTCCTGACCGGGCGCACTTCCTGATCGAGCAGGTGATCGAGGAGGCCCGCAAGAAGGGCGCTCCCGTCCCCTACTCCGCCAACACCGCCTACCTGAACACGATTCCCCTCGAGGCGCAGGCCAAGCACCCGGGCGACCGCGCCATCGAGCACCGCATCCGCTCGGCGATCCGCTGGAACGCCATCGCGATCATCCTGCGCAACAACAAGGATTCCTCGGAGCTGGGCGGCCACATCGCGAGCTTCCAGTCCGCCGCGACGCTCTACGACACCGGCTTCATGCATTTCTGGCGCGGGGCGAGCGACGGCCACGGCGGCGACCTGATCTACGTCCAGGGTCATTGCTCGCCGGGCATCTACGCCCGCGCCTTCCTGGAGGGCCGGATCACGGAGGAGCAGTTGCTCTCCTTCCGCCAGGAGGTCTCCGGCAAGGGCCTGTCCTCCTATCCGCATCCCTGGCTGATGCCGGATTTCTGGCAATTCCCGACCGTCTCGATGGGCCTCGGGCCGCTGATGGCGATCTACCAGGCGCGGTATCTCCGCTACCTGCACCATCGCGGCCTCGCCGACACCGACCGTCGCAAGGTCTGGGCCTTCATGGGCGACGGCGAGATGGACGAGCCCGAGTCCCTCGGCGCGATCTCCCTCGCCGCGCGGGAGAAACTCGACAACCTCGTCTTCGTGATCAACTGCAACCTGCAGCGCCTCGACGGGCCGGTGCGCGGCAACGGCAAGATCGTCCAGGAGCTGGAGGCCAATTTCCGCGGCGCGGGCTGGAACGTCATCAAGGTGCTGTGGGGCTCAGGGTGGGACGCGCTGCTCGCCCGCGACACATCGGGCATGCTGGCCCGCCTGATGACCGAGTGCGTCGACGGCGAGTACCAGGACTTCAAGTCGAAGAACGGCGCCTACATCCGCGAGCACTTCTTCGGCCGCTATCCGGAGACCAAGGCGCTGGTCGCCGACTGGAGCGACGACGACATCTGGCGGCTGACCCGCGGCGGCCACGACCCCAGCAAGGTCTACGCGGCCTACCACGCCGCGGTGAACCACAAGGGCCAGCCCACCGTCATCCTCGCCAAGACCGTCAAGGGCTACGGCATGGGCGAGGCCGGCGAGGCCCAGAACATCACCCACCAGCAGAAGAAGATGGGCGAGGCGGTCCTCCGGCAGTTCCGCGACCGCTTCCAGATCGACCTCACCGACGACAAGCTCACCGAGATCCCGTTCATCCGCTTCCCCGACGGGAGCCCCGAGCACCGCTACCTGATGGCGCGGCGCCAAGCCCTCGGCGGGCCGCTGCCGGCGCGGCGGCAGAAGTCGCAGAGCCTGGAGGTGCCTCCGCTCTCGGCCTTCTCGGCCCAGCTCAAGGAGACGGCGGGCCGGGAGATCTCCACCACCATGGCCTTCGTGCGGGTGCTCAACACGCTCCTGCGCGACAAGGAGATCGGCAAGCGCATCGTGCCGATCGTGCCCGACGAGAGCCGCACCTTCGGCATGGAGGGCATGTTCCGCCAGTTCGGCATCTTCAGCCAGGTCGGCCAGCTCTACCGGCCCGAGGATGCCAACCAGCTGATGTACTACAAGGAGGACAAGAACGGGCAGATGCTGCAGGAGGGCATCAACGAGGCCGGGGCGATGTCGTCCTGGATCGCGGCGGCGACCTCCTACTCGCACTCGAACGCGCCGACGATCCCGTTCTACATCTACTACTCGATGTTCGGCTTCCAGCGGGTCGGCGACCTGGCCTGGGCGGCGGGCGACCTGCGGGCGCGCGGCTTCCTGATCGGCGGCACGGCCGGGCGCACCACGCTCAACGGCGAGGGGCTGCAGCACGAGGACGGCCACAGCCACCTGTTCTCGGCCACGATCCCGAACTGCGTCTCCTACGACCCGACCTTCTCGTACGAGGTGGCGGTGATCGTGCAGGACGGTCTGCGCCGGATGTACGGCGAGCAGGAGGACGTCTTCTACTACATCACCGTGATGAACGAGAACTACGAGCATCCGGGCATGCCGGACGGAGCGCAGGAGGGCATCATCAAGGGGATGTACCTGTTCCGCGAGGGCAAGGGGAAGGGCCCGCGGGTGCAGCTCCTGGGCTCGGGCACGATCCTGCGCGAGGTCATCGCCGGGGCCGAACTCCTGGAGAAGGATTTCGGCATCGTGGCCGACATCTGGTCCTGCCCGAGCTTCACGGAGCTGGCGCGCGACGCCATGGCGGTGGAGCGCTGGAACATGCTCCACCCGACCGAGACCCCGCGCAAATCCTACGTCGAGACCTGCCTGTCGGGCCGCTCCGGCCCGGTGATCGCGGCGAGCGACTACATGCGGCTGTTCGCCGACCAGATCCGCCCCTTCGTGCCCGCCCGCTACAAGGTGCTCGGCACGGACGGGTTCGGGCGCTCGGACTACCGGGTACGCCTGCGCGACTTCTTCGAGGTCGACCGGCGCTGGGTCGCCGTGGCGGCGCTCAAGAGCCTCGCGGAGGACAAACGGGTCCCGACCGCGAAGGTGGTGGAGGCCATCGCCAAGTACGGCATCGACCCCGGCAAGCCCGCGCCCTGGACGGTCTAG
- the aceF gene encoding dihydrolipoyllysine-residue acetyltransferase translates to MATEVKIPDIGDFKDVPIIEVHVKEGDTIGPDDPLISLESDKATMEVPAPSAGVVEKLLIKIGDKVSEGHPILLLRGGDEASAAPRSEPKGNGAAPAADTAALMPKQEPALAPASAPAPRAASAIPDFSQVHASPAVRRLARELGVDLNTIKGTGEKGRITKEDVKGHLTGAAAPAAGGAVMASGGMGIPEIPAVDFSKFGPTETRPLARIKKISGPHLHRAWLNVPLVTHQDEADITETEAYRKDLDKAAKDKGYRVTLLAFLIKAAVSALRQHPEFNASLSPDKEALILKRYYNVGVAVDTPDGLVVPVVKDADRKGIQEISQELGSLSKKARDGKLAGSDMQGASFTISSLGGIGGTAFTPLVNAPEVAILGVVRSRMAPVWDGSEFKPRLMLPLSVSYDHRVIDGALAARFTRHLAHVLEDVRRLAI, encoded by the coding sequence GTGGCGACTGAGGTCAAGATCCCGGACATCGGGGATTTCAAGGACGTGCCGATCATCGAGGTGCACGTGAAGGAGGGCGACACGATCGGACCTGACGACCCGCTGATCTCGCTCGAGTCCGACAAGGCGACGATGGAGGTGCCCGCGCCCTCCGCCGGCGTCGTCGAGAAGCTCTTGATCAAGATCGGCGACAAGGTCTCGGAGGGGCACCCGATCCTGCTGCTCAGGGGCGGAGATGAGGCCTCGGCTGCGCCGCGCAGTGAGCCGAAGGGCAACGGCGCCGCGCCGGCGGCCGATACGGCCGCTCTGATGCCCAAGCAGGAGCCGGCCCTCGCGCCCGCCTCCGCCCCCGCCCCGCGGGCGGCCTCGGCGATCCCGGACTTCTCGCAGGTCCATGCCAGCCCCGCCGTACGCCGCCTCGCGCGCGAACTCGGGGTCGACCTCAACACCATCAAGGGCACCGGCGAGAAGGGCCGCATCACCAAGGAGGACGTGAAGGGCCACCTCACCGGCGCGGCGGCGCCCGCCGCGGGCGGCGCCGTGATGGCCTCGGGCGGCATGGGCATCCCGGAGATCCCGGCCGTCGACTTCTCGAAGTTCGGCCCCACCGAGACCCGGCCGCTCGCCCGGATCAAGAAGATCTCGGGGCCGCACCTGCACCGGGCCTGGCTCAACGTGCCCCTCGTCACCCACCAGGACGAGGCCGACATCACCGAGACCGAAGCCTACCGCAAGGACCTCGACAAGGCCGCCAAGGACAAGGGCTACCGCGTCACGCTGCTGGCCTTCCTGATCAAGGCCGCCGTCTCGGCCCTGCGCCAGCACCCGGAGTTCAACGCCTCGCTGTCGCCCGACAAGGAGGCGCTGATCCTCAAGCGCTACTACAACGTCGGGGTGGCGGTCGACACGCCGGACGGGCTCGTGGTGCCGGTGGTCAAGGATGCCGACCGCAAGGGCATCCAGGAGATCAGCCAGGAACTCGGCTCCCTGTCGAAGAAGGCGCGCGACGGCAAGCTCGCCGGCTCCGACATGCAGGGGGCGAGCTTCACGATCTCATCCCTCGGCGGCATCGGCGGCACCGCCTTCACGCCGCTCGTCAACGCGCCCGAGGTGGCGATCCTCGGCGTCGTGCGCTCCAGGATGGCGCCGGTCTGGGACGGGTCGGAGTTCAAGCCGCGCCTGATGCTGCCGCTCTCGGTCTCCTACGACCACCGCGTCATCGACGGGGCGCTCGCGGCCCGCTTCACCCGCCACCTCGCCCACGTCCTGGAGGACGTGCGGCGGCTCGCGATCTGA